In the genome of Pseudomonas putida, one region contains:
- the aroB gene encoding 3-dehydroquinate synthase: MQTLKVDLGERSYPIYIGEGLLDQPELLAPHIAGRQVAIVSNETVAPLYLERLSRTLGAYSVLPVVLPDGEAHKNWETLQLIFDALLTARHDRRTTVVALGGGVIGDMAGFAAACYQRGVDFIQVPTTLLSQVDSSVGGKTGINHPLGKNMVGAFYQPNAVLIDTASLKTLPARELSAGLAEVIKYGLICDEPFLTWLEAHIHALRELEPVALTEAIRRSCAAKAAVVGADERESGVRATLNLGHTFGHAIETHMGYGVWLHGEAVAAGTVMALEMSMRLGWIDQSARDRGIRLLQAAGLPVVPPQEMTPEHFMEHMAVDKKVLDGRLRLVLLRQMGEAVVTDDYPKEILQATLTADYRAIVAQL; encoded by the coding sequence ATGCAGACATTAAAGGTCGACCTGGGCGAACGCAGCTACCCGATCTACATTGGCGAAGGCCTGCTGGACCAGCCGGAACTGCTGGCGCCGCACATTGCCGGACGGCAGGTCGCCATCGTCTCGAACGAAACCGTCGCCCCTCTGTATCTCGAACGTCTTAGCCGCACTCTCGGTGCCTACTCGGTACTGCCTGTGGTGTTGCCCGATGGCGAGGCCCACAAGAACTGGGAAACCCTGCAGCTGATCTTCGATGCCCTGCTCACCGCCCGGCACGACCGTCGGACCACCGTGGTGGCGTTGGGCGGTGGCGTCATCGGCGACATGGCCGGTTTCGCCGCAGCCTGCTACCAGCGCGGCGTCGACTTCATTCAGGTGCCAACCACCTTGCTGTCCCAGGTCGACTCCTCGGTGGGCGGTAAGACCGGCATCAATCACCCCTTGGGCAAGAACATGGTCGGTGCGTTCTATCAGCCCAACGCCGTGCTGATCGACACTGCCAGCCTCAAGACCCTGCCTGCACGCGAGCTGTCGGCGGGCCTGGCCGAGGTCATCAAGTACGGCCTGATCTGCGACGAGCCGTTCCTGACCTGGCTCGAAGCCCACATCCATGCCCTGCGCGAGCTGGAGCCCGTCGCGCTCACCGAAGCCATCCGCCGCTCCTGCGCGGCCAAGGCCGCGGTGGTCGGAGCCGATGAGCGCGAATCCGGCGTGCGGGCCACCCTGAACCTCGGTCATACCTTCGGCCATGCCATTGAGACCCACATGGGCTATGGCGTCTGGCTGCATGGCGAGGCCGTGGCAGCCGGGACCGTGATGGCTCTGGAAATGTCCATGCGCCTGGGCTGGATCGACCAGTCTGCGCGAGATCGCGGTATCCGTCTGCTGCAGGCGGCCGGCTTGCCGGTGGTGCCTCCCCAGGAGATGACCCCTGAGCACTTCATGGAACACATGGCGGTCGACAAGAAGGTCCTCGACGGTCGCTTGCGCCTGGTGCTGCTGCGCCAGATGGGCGAGGCCGTGGTAACCGACGACTATCCGAAAGAGATTCTTCAGGCCACGTTGACAGCGGATTACCGCGCCATCGTGGCCCAGCTTTGA
- a CDS encoding type IV pilus secretin PilQ, translating to MTLNNLKVGLVAAMLSSQAATAMPYRGEPLSLNFQDIEVRAALQVLADHAGINLVASDTVQGSLTLRLEDVPWDQALDLVLRSKGLARREEGNVLVVAPVAELAEQFREARSGQALDAQLQPMRRELLPIHHAKAADLAELLLAALADEGILTGRGSLSVDPRTNTLVAYQPADRLAELRRLVGQLDVPVRQVLIEARIVEANVDYEKSLGVRWGSPLQGDTARLGEDLFVDLGVERATSGIGLGVLRGGTLLDLELSAMEKSGNGEIISQPKVVTADKETARIIKGTEVPYQETSKSGATSISFREASLSLEVTPQITPDGKVVMAVRVTKDEPDYVNALNNVPPIRKNEVNAKVRVADGETIVIGGVYSTTQNNVVDKVPFLGDLPYVGRLFRRDVLQEKKSELLVFLTPRIMSDQAIAVSR from the coding sequence ATGACGCTGAACAATCTGAAGGTCGGCCTGGTGGCGGCGATGCTGTCGAGCCAGGCCGCGACAGCGATGCCCTATCGGGGCGAGCCGCTGTCCCTGAACTTCCAGGACATCGAAGTACGCGCAGCGCTGCAGGTGCTGGCCGATCATGCCGGTATCAACCTGGTGGCGAGCGACACAGTGCAAGGCAGCCTTACCTTGCGCTTGGAGGACGTGCCCTGGGATCAGGCCTTGGACCTGGTGTTGCGCAGCAAAGGGCTGGCCCGGCGCGAGGAGGGCAACGTGCTTGTGGTCGCGCCGGTAGCGGAGCTGGCGGAGCAGTTTCGTGAAGCGCGGTCTGGGCAGGCGCTGGATGCGCAATTGCAGCCCATGCGGCGTGAGCTGCTGCCGATCCATCACGCCAAGGCGGCGGACTTGGCCGAATTGCTGTTGGCCGCCCTCGCCGACGAGGGCATTCTCACCGGGCGCGGTAGCCTGAGTGTCGATCCGCGTACCAACACCCTGGTGGCGTACCAGCCGGCTGATCGCCTTGCCGAATTGCGGCGGTTGGTGGGGCAGTTGGACGTGCCGGTACGCCAGGTGCTGATCGAGGCGCGGATCGTCGAGGCCAACGTCGATTACGAAAAAAGCCTCGGCGTGCGCTGGGGTTCGCCGCTACAGGGCGACACCGCCCGTCTGGGTGAGGACTTGTTCGTCGATCTGGGTGTGGAGCGGGCGACGTCCGGCATCGGGCTCGGTGTGCTGCGTGGCGGGACACTGCTGGACCTGGAGCTCAGTGCCATGGAAAAAAGCGGCAATGGCGAGATCATCTCCCAGCCCAAGGTGGTCACGGCTGACAAGGAGACCGCGCGGATCATCAAGGGGACCGAAGTGCCCTACCAGGAAACCAGCAAGAGTGGCGCGACCTCCATCTCGTTTCGCGAAGCGTCGCTGTCGCTCGAGGTGACGCCGCAGATCACGCCCGATGGCAAGGTCGTGATGGCTGTCAGGGTGACCAAGGACGAGCCTGATTACGTCAATGCACTGAACAACGTCCCGCCCATCCGCAAGAACGAGGTCAACGCCAAGGTGCGGGTGGCGGACGGTGAGACGATCGTCATCGGTGGCGTCTACTCGACCACGCAAAACAATGTGGTCGACAAGGTGCCATTTTTAGGCGATCTGCCGTATGTTGGCAGGCTGTTTCGACGCGATGTATTACAAGAGAAAAAATCCGAGCTGCTGGTCTTCCTGACTCCGCGTATCATGAGTGACCAGGCGATTGCTGTGAGTCGTTGA
- a CDS encoding PilN domain-containing protein, whose translation MLQLNLLPWRERERLAAVRRFKLGLLASVLLGFCGVMLLDHLARQRLQNQAFAIAQSQAALQARQAELARIEELRGQREAIQAQTSALARLRADQGLPLEVFAEFERAMPEGLNLSELSLQDNRLEVLGLAASPAVLAQLMRELERSAVLQGLELKRLRNLPTGEEFLLVAHVSVTWS comes from the coding sequence ATGCTGCAGCTGAACCTGCTTCCCTGGCGTGAACGGGAGCGCCTAGCGGCTGTTCGACGCTTCAAGCTGGGGTTGCTCGCCAGTGTCCTGCTCGGCTTCTGTGGCGTGATGCTGTTGGATCATCTGGCCCGTCAGCGTCTGCAGAACCAGGCGTTCGCCATCGCGCAAAGCCAGGCCGCATTGCAAGCACGGCAGGCGGAGCTGGCGCGTATCGAGGAGCTGCGCGGGCAGCGTGAGGCGATACAGGCGCAAACGTCGGCCCTGGCCCGCTTGAGGGCCGATCAGGGGCTGCCTCTGGAAGTGTTCGCCGAGTTCGAGCGGGCCATGCCTGAGGGATTGAACCTGAGCGAGCTGAGCCTACAGGACAATCGCTTGGAAGTGCTCGGGCTTGCCGCGTCCCCCGCCGTCCTGGCGCAGCTCATGCGCGAACTCGAGCGCTCTGCCGTACTGCAGGGGCTGGAGCTCAAACGGCTTCGCAATCTGCCGACGGGGGAGGAGTTCCTGTTGGTGGCACACGTGTCGGTCACATGGTCATGA
- the aroK gene encoding shikimate kinase AroK: MRNLILVGPMGAGKSTIGRLLAKELRLLFKDSDKEIELRTGANIPWIFDKEGEPGFRDREQAMIAELSVLDGVVLATGGGAVMREANRRALREGGRVIYLHASVEQQVGRTARDRNRPLLRTANPEATLRALLEARDPLYREIADLVVETDERPPRMVVLDILERLQKLPPR; encoded by the coding sequence GTGCGAAATTTGATACTTGTGGGACCCATGGGCGCTGGTAAAAGCACCATCGGACGCCTATTGGCCAAAGAGCTGCGCCTGCTGTTCAAGGATTCCGACAAGGAAATCGAGCTGCGAACCGGCGCCAATATCCCGTGGATCTTCGATAAAGAAGGCGAGCCGGGCTTTCGTGACCGTGAGCAAGCCATGATCGCCGAGCTCAGCGTCCTCGATGGCGTGGTCCTGGCGACCGGCGGCGGTGCAGTGATGCGCGAAGCCAATCGCAGGGCGCTGCGCGAGGGCGGGCGAGTGATCTACCTGCACGCCTCGGTGGAGCAGCAGGTCGGGCGCACCGCGCGCGATCGCAACCGTCCACTGCTGCGTACCGCCAATCCGGAAGCGACCCTGCGCGCCCTGCTGGAAGCTCGCGACCCGCTCTACCGTGAGATCGCTGACCTGGTGGTGGAAACCGACGAACGGCCGCCGCGCATGGTGGTGCTCGACATCCTCGAGCGCTTGCAGAAGTTGCCGCCCCGGTAA
- the gltB gene encoding glutamate synthase large subunit, translating into MKTGLYHPEEFKDNCGFGLIAHMTGEASHHLLQTAMQALTCMTHRGGINADGKTGDGCGLLMQKPDQFLRAVAQEHFGVELPKQYAVGMVFFNQDPVKAEAARANMDREIVNAGLKLVGWRKVPIDTSVLGRLALERLPQIEQVFIGGEGLSDQEFAIKLFSARRRSSVANAHDADHYICSFSHKTIIYKGLMMPADLSAFYPDLGDERLKTAICVFHQRFSTNTLPKWPLAQPFRFLAHNGEINTITGNRNWAIARRTKFANDLIPDLEELGPLVNRVGSDSSSMDNMLELMVTGGIDLFRGVRMLVPPAWQNVETMDADLRAFYEYNSMHMEPWDGPAGIVMTEGRHAVCLLDRNGLRPARWVTTKNGYITLASEIGVWDYKPEDVLAKGRVGPGQIFAVDTETGQILDTDAIDNRLKSRHPYKRWLRQHALRIQATLTDDQGVASYDADQLKQYMKMFQVTFEERDQVLRPLGEQGQEAVGSMGDDTPMAVLSQRVRSPYDFFRQQFAQVTNPPIDPLREAIVMSLEICLGAERNIFQESPEHASRVILSSPVISPAKWRSLMNLEREGFDRQLIDLNYEESVGLEAAIRNIADQAEEAVRSGKTQLVLSDRYIAPGKLPVHASLAVGAVHHRLTEQGLRCDSNILVETATARDPHHFAVLLGFGASAVYPYLSYEVLADLIRTGEVLGDLDEVFKYYRKGISKGLLKILSKMGISTIASYRGAQLFEAVGLAEEVVGLSFKGVASRIKGARFVDLEHDQKLLAAEAWSARKPIQQGGLLKFVHGGEYHAYNPDVVNTLQAAVQKGDYAKFKEYTTLVDQRPVSMIRDLLKVKLAAQPLALDQIEPLEDILKRFDSAGISLGALSPEAHEALAEAMNRLGARSNSGEGGEDPARYGTIKSSKIKQVATGRFGVTPEYLVNAEVLQIKVAQGAKPGEGGQLPGGKVNGLIARLRYAVPGVTLISPPPHHDIYSIEDLAQLIYDLKQVNPQALVSVKLVAEAGVGTIAAGVAKAYADLITISGYDGGTGASPLTSIKYAGAPWELGLAETHQTLRGNDLRGKVRVQTDGGLKTGLDVIKAAILGAESFGFGTAPMIALGCKYLRICHLNNCATGVATQNDKLRKDHYIGTVDMVVNFFTFVAEETREWLAKLGVRSLGELIGRTDLLDILPGDTERQQYLDLSPLLGSSHIPADKPQFCEVDKNPPFDKGELAEKMVEMALPAIRDLSGGEFSLDICNCDRSIGARISGEIARLHGNQGMAGAPITFRFKGTAGQSFGVWNAGGLNLHLEGDANDYVGKGMTGGKLTIVPPAGSPFETQHSAIVGNTCLYGATGGKLFAAGTAGERFAVRNSGAHAVVEGTGDHCCEYMTGGFVCVLGKTGYNFGSGMTGGFAYVLDMDNTFVDKLNHELVEIQRISGEAMEAYRSHLARVLGEYVEETGSEWGRELSENLDDYVRRFWLVKPKAANLKQLLSSTRANPQ; encoded by the coding sequence ATGAAAACAGGTCTGTACCATCCCGAAGAATTCAAGGACAACTGTGGTTTCGGCCTGATCGCCCATATGACGGGCGAGGCGAGCCACCATCTTCTGCAAACCGCCATGCAGGCTTTGACCTGCATGACCCACCGCGGCGGGATCAACGCCGACGGCAAAACCGGCGACGGTTGCGGTCTGCTCATGCAGAAGCCCGATCAATTCCTGCGTGCCGTGGCCCAGGAGCACTTCGGCGTCGAGCTGCCCAAGCAGTATGCCGTCGGCATGGTGTTCTTCAATCAGGACCCGGTGAAGGCCGAAGCGGCCCGCGCCAACATGGATCGCGAGATCGTCAATGCCGGCCTGAAGCTGGTCGGCTGGCGCAAGGTCCCGATCGACACCAGCGTCCTTGGCCGCCTGGCCCTGGAGCGCCTGCCGCAGATCGAGCAGGTGTTCATCGGTGGTGAAGGCCTGAGCGACCAGGAATTCGCGATCAAGCTGTTCAGTGCCCGTCGCCGTTCGTCCGTGGCCAACGCCCACGACGCCGACCACTACATCTGCAGCTTCTCGCACAAGACCATCATCTACAAAGGCCTGATGATGCCGGCGGATCTTTCCGCCTTCTATCCAGACCTGGGTGATGAGCGCCTGAAAACCGCGATCTGCGTGTTCCACCAGCGCTTCTCCACCAATACCCTGCCGAAGTGGCCGCTGGCGCAGCCCTTCCGCTTCCTCGCCCACAATGGCGAGATCAACACCATCACCGGCAACCGCAACTGGGCCATCGCCCGTCGCACCAAGTTCGCCAACGACCTGATCCCCGACCTCGAAGAGCTCGGCCCGCTGGTCAACCGTGTGGGCTCCGACTCCTCAAGCATGGACAACATGCTCGAGCTGATGGTCACCGGCGGCATCGACCTCTTCCGCGGTGTGCGCATGCTGGTGCCGCCAGCCTGGCAGAACGTCGAGACCATGGATGCCGACCTGCGCGCGTTCTACGAGTACAACTCCATGCACATGGAGCCGTGGGACGGCCCGGCCGGTATCGTCATGACCGAAGGTCGCCACGCGGTCTGCCTGCTCGACCGTAACGGCCTGCGTCCGGCGCGCTGGGTGACCACCAAGAACGGCTACATCACCCTGGCATCGGAAATCGGCGTCTGGGACTACAAGCCCGAGGACGTGCTGGCCAAGGGGCGCGTAGGCCCAGGCCAGATCTTCGCCGTGGACACCGAGACCGGCCAGATCCTCGACACCGACGCCATCGACAACCGTCTCAAGTCGCGCCACCCCTACAAGCGCTGGCTGCGTCAGCACGCCCTGCGCATCCAGGCGACACTGACCGACGACCAAGGCGTGGCCAGCTACGACGCTGACCAGCTCAAGCAATACATGAAGATGTTCCAGGTCACCTTCGAGGAGCGTGACCAGGTGCTGCGTCCGCTCGGTGAGCAGGGCCAGGAAGCGGTCGGCTCGATGGGTGACGACACGCCGATGGCGGTGCTGTCCCAGCGCGTGCGTTCGCCGTACGACTTCTTCCGCCAGCAGTTCGCCCAGGTGACCAACCCGCCGATTGACCCGCTGCGTGAAGCGATCGTCATGTCCCTGGAAATCTGCCTGGGTGCCGAGCGCAACATCTTCCAGGAATCCCCCGAGCACGCTTCGCGGGTGATCCTCAGCTCGCCGGTCATCTCGCCCGCCAAGTGGCGTTCGCTGATGAACCTGGAGCGTGAAGGCTTCGACCGCCAGCTGATCGACCTCAACTATGAAGAAAGCGTCGGCCTGGAAGCAGCCATCCGCAATATCGCCGACCAGGCCGAGGAAGCGGTGCGCAGCGGCAAGACCCAGCTGGTGCTGAGCGACCGCTACATCGCCCCGGGCAAGCTGCCGGTGCATGCCTCCCTGGCCGTCGGCGCGGTACACCACCGCCTGACCGAACAGGGTCTGCGCTGCGACAGCAACATCCTGGTGGAAACCGCCACTGCCCGCGACCCGCATCACTTCGCCGTGCTGCTGGGCTTCGGGGCCTCGGCTGTCTACCCATACCTGTCCTACGAAGTGCTGGCCGACCTGATCCGTACCGGCGAGGTGCTGGGCGACTTGGACGAAGTGTTCAAGTACTACCGCAAAGGCATCTCCAAGGGCCTGTTGAAGATCCTGTCGAAGATGGGTATCTCCACCATCGCCTCTTACCGCGGTGCCCAGCTGTTCGAAGCTGTGGGCCTGGCCGAGGAAGTGGTCGGCCTGAGCTTCAAGGGCGTGGCCAGCCGCATCAAGGGCGCGCGCTTCGTGGACCTTGAGCATGACCAGAAGCTGCTGGCGGCCGAAGCTTGGAGCGCGCGTAAGCCGATCCAGCAAGGTGGCCTGCTCAAGTTCGTCCATGGCGGCGAGTACCACGCCTACAACCCGGATGTGGTCAACACCTTGCAGGCGGCGGTGCAAAAAGGCGACTACGCCAAGTTCAAGGAGTACACCACGCTGGTCGACCAGCGCCCGGTGTCGATGATCCGCGACCTGCTCAAGGTCAAACTGGCCGCCCAGCCATTGGCGCTGGACCAGATCGAGCCGCTGGAGGACATCCTCAAGCGCTTCGACTCTGCGGGCATCTCCCTCGGCGCCTTGTCGCCGGAAGCCCACGAGGCCCTGGCCGAGGCCATGAACCGCCTGGGCGCGCGCTCCAACTCCGGCGAGGGTGGCGAAGACCCGGCCCGCTACGGCACCATCAAGAGTTCGAAGATCAAGCAGGTGGCCACCGGCCGCTTCGGCGTCACCCCGGAATACCTGGTCAACGCCGAAGTGCTGCAGATCAAAGTCGCCCAGGGCGCCAAGCCCGGTGAGGGCGGCCAGTTGCCGGGCGGCAAGGTCAACGGCTTGATCGCGCGCCTGCGCTATGCGGTGCCGGGCGTGACCCTGATTTCGCCGCCGCCGCATCATGACATCTATTCGATCGAAGACCTGGCCCAGCTGATCTACGACCTCAAGCAGGTCAACCCGCAGGCGCTGGTATCGGTCAAGCTGGTGGCCGAAGCTGGCGTGGGCACCATCGCTGCTGGCGTGGCCAAGGCCTATGCGGACCTGATCACCATCTCCGGCTACGACGGTGGCACCGGCGCCTCGCCGCTGACCTCCATCAAGTACGCGGGCGCACCGTGGGAGCTGGGCCTGGCCGAAACCCACCAGACCCTTCGCGGCAATGACCTGCGTGGCAAGGTGCGGGTGCAGACCGACGGCGGCCTGAAGACCGGCCTGGACGTGATCAAGGCCGCCATCCTCGGCGCCGAGAGCTTCGGCTTCGGCACCGCGCCGATGATCGCCCTGGGCTGCAAGTACCTGCGTATCTGCCACCTGAACAACTGCGCCACCGGCGTTGCCACCCAGAACGACAAGCTGCGCAAGGACCATTACATCGGTACCGTCGACATGGTGGTGAACTTCTTCACCTTCGTCGCCGAGGAAACCCGTGAATGGCTGGCCAAACTGGGCGTGCGCAGCCTGGGCGAACTGATCGGCCGTACCGATCTGCTCGACATCCTGCCAGGCGACACCGAGCGCCAGCAGTACCTGGACCTGTCGCCGCTGCTGGGCAGCTCGCACATCCCGGCCGACAAGCCGCAGTTCTGCGAAGTCGACAAGAACCCGCCGTTCGACAAGGGCGAGCTGGCCGAGAAGATGGTCGAAATGGCCCTGCCGGCGATCCGCGATCTTTCCGGTGGTGAATTCAGCCTGGACATCTGCAACTGCGATCGCTCCATCGGCGCGCGCATCTCCGGTGAGATCGCCCGCCTGCATGGCAACCAGGGCATGGCCGGTGCGCCGATCACCTTCCGCTTCAAGGGCACCGCAGGCCAGAGCTTCGGCGTGTGGAACGCCGGTGGCTTGAACCTGCACCTGGAGGGTGACGCCAACGACTACGTGGGCAAGGGCATGACTGGCGGCAAGCTGACCATCGTGCCGCCTGCCGGCAGCCCGTTCGAAACCCAGCACAGCGCCATCGTCGGCAACACCTGCCTGTATGGCGCCACCGGCGGCAAGCTGTTCGCCGCTGGCACTGCGGGCGAGCGCTTCGCTGTGCGTAACTCCGGCGCCCACGCTGTGGTCGAGGGTACCGGCGATCACTGCTGTGAATACATGACCGGCGGCTTTGTCTGCGTCCTGGGCAAGACCGGTTACAACTTCGGTTCTGGCATGACTGGCGGCTTCGCCTATGTGCTCGACATGGACAACACTTTCGTCGACAAACTCAACCACGAGTTGGTGGAAATCCAGCGCATCAGTGGTGAGGCGATGGAGGCTTATCGCAGCCACCTGGCGCGGGTCCTGGGCGAATACGTGGAAGAGACCGGCAGCGAATGGGGGCGCGAGCTCTCGGAGAACCTGGACGACTACGTGCGTCGCTTCTGGTTGGTCAAGCCCAAGGCTGCCAACCTCAAGCAACTGCTGTCCAGCACCCGTGCCAACCCGCAGTAA
- a CDS encoding SPOR domain-containing protein translates to MTSLHADEAFLDHYQLSHDPFAPRVPGFKFFPAQRKPVLGQLHHLARYSQLMLVVTGPVGSGKTLLRQALVASTNKQSVQSVVVSARGAGDAASVLAQVAQSLNVANAEVQTILAQVVQLALTGQEVYLLVDDAEQLDESALQALLELAAGVPEGRPHVFLFGEPSLIAALEGLDADGERFHVIELAPYSEEETREYLEQRLDGAGRGIEVFTREQIVDIHENSDGWPGNINQVARDTLIEAMIASRSTVKRPSMGFNMPKKHVLALSAVVVVAVAAAVLMPKKGGDKPAEAPAAQAQLPLGEGQPANAQSNNGGPAIEFSGSSQPMPLPLVGQSQPVMREPLAQAAGMGDGEEGGPAGNTALQPANPPTVTTIAPPQGATAGPAPTPAQPINTAPAQRVATAPAQPVAPAPKPVATQSTKPVAPAKPASAPTQVAAAKPATGGAGNSGWYSGQKAGNYVVQIFGTSSEASAQSFVKAQGGDYRYFKKTLQGKPLYVVTYGNFASRDAAVAAIKNLPAKVQAGKPWPRTVGSVQQELATAR, encoded by the coding sequence ATGACCAGTTTGCATGCCGATGAGGCGTTTCTCGACCACTACCAGTTGAGCCACGATCCGTTCGCGCCACGCGTGCCCGGTTTCAAATTCTTTCCCGCCCAGCGCAAGCCGGTGCTGGGCCAACTGCATCATCTGGCGCGTTACAGCCAGCTGATGCTGGTGGTCACGGGGCCTGTGGGCAGCGGCAAAACCCTGCTGCGTCAGGCCTTGGTGGCCAGCACCAACAAGCAGTCGGTGCAAAGCGTGGTGGTCTCCGCCCGCGGTGCGGGCGATGCCGCCAGCGTGCTGGCCCAAGTGGCTCAGTCGCTGAATGTGGCCAATGCCGAAGTGCAGACCATCCTCGCCCAGGTCGTGCAGCTGGCGCTGACCGGGCAGGAAGTCTATTTGCTGGTCGATGATGCGGAACAACTCGACGAGTCGGCACTCCAAGCGTTGCTGGAGCTGGCGGCAGGTGTGCCTGAGGGGCGTCCACATGTGTTCCTGTTCGGCGAGCCGTCACTGATCGCCGCACTGGAAGGACTCGATGCCGACGGGGAGCGATTCCATGTCATCGAGCTTGCGCCTTACAGCGAGGAAGAGACCCGCGAGTACCTGGAGCAGCGCCTGGATGGCGCCGGCCGGGGCATCGAGGTGTTCACCCGTGAACAGATCGTCGACATCCATGAAAACTCCGACGGCTGGCCTGGGAACATCAACCAGGTCGCCCGCGATACCTTGATCGAAGCCATGATCGCCAGCCGCAGTACGGTGAAGCGACCATCCATGGGGTTCAATATGCCTAAGAAACATGTGCTCGCGCTGTCCGCTGTCGTCGTGGTCGCGGTTGCCGCGGCGGTCCTGATGCCCAAGAAGGGCGGTGACAAGCCTGCCGAAGCGCCTGCCGCCCAGGCGCAGCTGCCATTGGGTGAAGGCCAGCCAGCCAATGCCCAGTCCAACAATGGTGGCCCGGCCATTGAGTTCTCCGGTTCTTCGCAGCCCATGCCGCTGCCGCTGGTTGGCCAGTCGCAGCCGGTGATGCGCGAGCCACTGGCCCAGGCAGCCGGTATGGGTGACGGCGAAGAAGGCGGCCCGGCGGGCAACACCGCGCTGCAGCCAGCCAACCCGCCGACCGTGACCACCATCGCGCCGCCGCAAGGTGCCACTGCTGGTCCGGCACCAACGCCGGCTCAGCCCATCAATACCGCACCGGCTCAGCGCGTCGCCACCGCACCCGCTCAGCCAGTAGCGCCGGCGCCTAAGCCTGTCGCAACCCAGTCGACCAAGCCGGTTGCGCCTGCCAAGCCCGCTTCGGCGCCAACCCAGGTCGCCGCTGCCAAGCCTGCCACCGGCGGCGCGGGCAACAGCGGTTGGTACAGCGGCCAGAAGGCGGGCAATTACGTGGTGCAGATCTTCGGCACCAGCTCCGAGGCCTCGGCCCAGTCCTTCGTCAAGGCCCAGGGTGGCGACTATCGCTACTTCAAGAAGACCCTTCAGGGCAAACCCCTGTACGTGGTGACCTACGGTAACTTCGCCAGCCGCGATGCAGCGGTTGCGGCAATCAAGAACTTGCCAGCCAAGGTCCAGGCTGGTAAACCTTGGCCACGTACCGTCGGCAGCGTCCAACAAGAGCTGGCCACGGCCCGCTGA
- a CDS encoding FAD-dependent oxidoreductase: MAERLNNDFQFIEVGRKDPKKKLLRQRKKEFVEIYEPFKPQQSVEQAHRCLGCGNPYCEWKCPVHNFIPNWLKLVSEGNILAAAELSHQTNTLPEVCGRVCPQDRLCEGACTLNDGFGAVTIGSVEKYITDTAFAMGWRPDMSKVKPTGKRVAVIGAGPAGLGCADVLVRAGVTPVVFDRNPEIGGLLTFGIPEFKLEKTVLSNRREVFTGMGIEFRLNTEVGKDITMEQLLAEYDAVFMGMGTYTYMKGGFPGEDLPGVHDALDFLIANVNRNLGFEKSPEDFVDMQGKKVVVLGGGDTAMDCNRTSIRQGAKSVTCAYRRDEANMPGSRREVKNAKEEGVKFLYNRQPIAIVGEDKVEGVKVVETRLGEPDARGRRSPEPIPGSEEILPADAVVIAFGFRPSPAPWFEQFDIQTDSQGRVVAPEKAKFKHQTSNPKVFAGGDMVRGSDLVVTAIFEGRTAAEGILDYLEV, translated from the coding sequence ATGGCTGAACGTCTGAACAACGACTTCCAGTTCATCGAAGTGGGTCGCAAGGACCCGAAGAAGAAGCTGCTGCGCCAGCGCAAGAAGGAGTTCGTCGAAATCTACGAACCCTTCAAGCCCCAGCAGTCAGTCGAACAGGCACACCGCTGCCTGGGTTGCGGCAACCCGTATTGCGAGTGGAAGTGCCCGGTGCACAACTTCATCCCCAACTGGCTGAAGCTGGTCTCCGAAGGCAACATTCTGGCGGCGGCAGAACTGTCGCACCAAACCAACACCCTGCCGGAAGTGTGCGGCCGTGTGTGCCCGCAGGACCGCCTGTGCGAGGGTGCCTGCACCCTCAACGATGGTTTTGGTGCGGTGACCATCGGCTCGGTGGAGAAGTACATCACCGATACCGCCTTCGCCATGGGCTGGCGCCCGGACATGTCCAAGGTCAAGCCGACCGGCAAACGTGTCGCGGTCATCGGTGCAGGCCCGGCGGGCCTGGGCTGCGCCGACGTGCTGGTGCGCGCGGGCGTGACGCCGGTGGTGTTCGATCGCAACCCAGAAATCGGTGGCCTGCTGACCTTCGGCATCCCTGAGTTCAAGTTGGAAAAGACCGTGCTGAGCAACCGCCGCGAAGTCTTCACCGGCATGGGCATCGAGTTCCGCCTGAACACCGAGGTGGGCAAGGACATCACCATGGAGCAACTGCTCGCCGAGTACGATGCAGTGTTCATGGGCATGGGCACCTACACCTACATGAAGGGTGGTTTCCCAGGCGAGGACCTGCCGGGCGTGCACGATGCGCTGGACTTCTTGATCGCCAACGTCAACCGCAACCTGGGCTTCGAGAAGTCGCCGGAAGACTTCGTCGACATGCAAGGCAAGAAGGTGGTGGTGCTCGGCGGTGGCGACACCGCGATGGACTGCAACCGTACCTCGATCCGCCAGGGCGCCAAGTCGGTGACCTGCGCCTATCGCCGCGACGAAGCCAACATGCCGGGTTCGCGCCGCGAGGTGAAGAACGCCAAGGAAGAGGGCGTGAAGTTCCTCTACAACCGCCAGCCCATCGCCATCGTCGGCGAGGACAAGGTCGAAGGCGTCAAGGTGGTCGAGACCCGTCTCGGCGAGCCGGATGCCCGTGGCCGTCGTAGCCCCGAGCCGATCCCGGGTTCCGAGGAGATCCTGCCGGCCGATGCCGTGGTGATCGCGTTCGGCTTCCGTCCGAGCCCGGCGCCGTGGTTCGAGCAGTTCGACATCCAGACCGACAGCCAGGGCCGTGTGGTGGCGCCGGAGAAGGCCAAGTTCAAGCACCAGACCAGCAACCCGAAAGTGTTCGCCGGTGGCGACATGGTGCGCGGTTCGGACTTGGTGGTGACTGCGATCTTCGAAGGCCGTACTGCCGCTGAAGGCATCTTGGACTACCTGGAAGTCTGA